Genomic segment of Arachis hypogaea cultivar Tifrunner chromosome 16, arahy.Tifrunner.gnm2.J5K5, whole genome shotgun sequence:
CTCCTCTCCCACCTCCCGCCGAATGCTGACGGCGGCGATGCCGCTCCTCAGCTGCTTATCCCCGGTTGCGGGAACTCCCGACTCTCCGAGCACCTCTATGACGCCGGATACACTGGACTCACCAACATTGACTTCTCCAAGGTCGTCATCTCCGACATGCTCCGCCGCAACGTCCGCCTCCGTCCTCACATACGGTGGCGTGTCATGGACATGACCAACATGCAGGTGCGTGTCAACTGCTCGCTTTTCTGCgctgtatttttttttctcaaaatgtTTCGAGTTTGAAGCTGAAGCAGCCCTTCGGGTTTTGAGTTATCTGATTCCTGCGTTGTTTTCATTTCTTTTAAATGCTGGTATGCAGCTTGAAGACGAAAGTTTTGATGCAATTATTGATAAAGGTGGATTAGATGCTTTGATGGAGCCAGAGCTTGGCCCTAAGTTGGGAAATCAGTATCTCTCAGAGGTTTCTATGATTTCTTTGATCTATTCTAGTTATTATTGTGAAGAATAATATAGATTAATTAATTGGTCATGTGAACTTGTACTGATTCGTATTTCCAGGTAAAGAGAGTTTTGAAACCAGGGGGGAAATTTTTGTGCCTTACCTTGGCTGAATCTCATGTACTTGGTACGTTTCTGCAGTTTTTGTTACTCCATTTGTTTATTATGATAGTAGAATATTTGGTTGACAAAGATGACTAGTTCTGATGATAATAGTTCCTTTTGTGtgtgttttccttttcttttctgcataatg
This window contains:
- the LOC112754802 gene encoding uncharacterized protein isoform X2, which codes for MNENPKLQHHRRRRRRVAVAASPSPPQPQPQPFISLPLVPMPQCASTISLPLLSHLPPNADGGDAAPQLLIPGCGNSRLSEHLYDAGYTGLTNIDFSKVVISDMLRRNVRLRPHIRWRVMDMTNMQLEDESFDAIIDKGGLDALMEPELGPKLGNQYLSEVKRVLKPGGKFLCLTLAESHVLGQLFSKFRLGWKMSVDFIPMKSSNKSSLQTFIVVVEKELSASVHQITSLLQDSTLHCSSKQGVLLYRTLISRKSM
- the LOC112754802 gene encoding uncharacterized protein isoform X3, which codes for MNENPKLQHHRRRRRRVAVAASPSPPQPQPQPFISLPLVPMPQCASTISLPLLSHLPPNADGGDAAPQLLIPGCGNSRLSEHLYDAGYTGLTNIDFSKVVISDMLRRNVRLRPHIRWRVMDMTNMQLEDESFDAIIDKGGLDALMEPELGPKLGNQYLSEVKRVLKPGGKFLCLTLAESHVLGKKLTWLVLEETNSGLLRSTLFKVPPWMENEC
- the LOC112754802 gene encoding uncharacterized protein isoform X4 → MNENPKLQHHRRRRRRVAVAASPSPPQPQPQPFISLPLVPMPQCASTISLPLLSHLPPNADGGDAAPQLLIPGCGNSRLSEHLYDAGYTGLTNIDFSKVVISDMLRRNVRLRPHIRWRVMDMTNMQLEDESFDAIIDKGGLDALMEPELGPKLGNQYLSEVKRVLKPGGKFLCLTLAESHVLVNLDKELCYCEL
- the LOC112754802 gene encoding uncharacterized protein isoform X1; its protein translation is MNENPKLQHHRRRRRRVAVAASPSPPQPQPQPFISLPLVPMPQCASTISLPLLSHLPPNADGGDAAPQLLIPGCGNSRLSEHLYDAGYTGLTNIDFSKVVISDMLRRNVRLRPHIRWRVMDMTNMQLEDESFDAIIDKGGLDALMEPELGPKLGNQYLSEVKRVLKPGGKFLCLTLAESHVLGQLFSKFRLGWKMSVDFIPMKSSNKSSLQTFIVVVEKELSASVHQITSLLQDSTLHCSSKQDFDFKKINVIIFLEP
- the LOC112754802 gene encoding uncharacterized protein isoform X5, yielding MNENPKLQHHRRRRRRVAVAASPSPPQPQPQPFISLPLVPMPQCASTISLPLLSHLPPNADGGDAAPQLLIPGCGNSRLSEHLYDAGYTGLTNIDFSKVVISDMLRRNVRLRPHIRWRVMDMTNMQLEDESFDAIIDKGGLDALMEPELGPKLGNQYLSEVKRVLKPGGKFLCLTLAESHVLEIDLVGLGGN